In the Sulfitobacter pacificus genome, one interval contains:
- a CDS encoding acyl-CoA dehydrogenase family protein, translating into MHFGLSEEQEMIVSTVRSFVEKEIYPHEAEVERTGQVPHELGEEIKQKVIDLGFYACNFPESVGGAGLSHVDFTLVERELGRGSMALTHFFGRPQNILMACNDEQRERYLLPAVRGERMDALAMTEPDAGSDVRGMKCSAVRDGGDWVINGSKHFISGAEHADFFIVFIATGVDETLKGPKKRITTFLVDRGTPGFEVRDGYNSVSHKGYKNCILYFDNCRLPDAQVLGEVDGGFAVMNEWLYATRITVAAFSVGRARRCFDYALNYAAERKQFGQQIGKFQGVSFQIADMITEIDAADLLTLSAAWRLDQGLPANREIASAKLYASEALARVTDTTLQIFGGMGLMDDFPIERFWRDARVERIWDGTSEIQRHIISRDLLRPLGA; encoded by the coding sequence ATGCACTTTGGCCTCAGCGAAGAACAAGAGATGATCGTCTCTACCGTGCGCAGCTTTGTGGAAAAGGAGATTTACCCCCATGAGGCTGAGGTAGAGAGGACCGGACAGGTCCCGCATGAACTGGGCGAAGAGATCAAGCAAAAGGTGATCGATCTGGGGTTTTACGCCTGCAATTTCCCCGAAAGTGTTGGCGGTGCCGGGCTGTCCCACGTTGATTTCACTCTTGTAGAGCGAGAGCTTGGCCGGGGTTCCATGGCGCTCACCCATTTCTTCGGGCGTCCGCAAAACATCCTGATGGCCTGCAACGACGAACAGCGCGAACGCTATCTGCTGCCTGCGGTGCGGGGTGAACGTATGGATGCGCTGGCGATGACAGAACCGGATGCCGGATCGGACGTGCGCGGGATGAAATGCAGCGCGGTGCGCGATGGCGGGGATTGGGTGATCAACGGCTCCAAACATTTCATCTCAGGGGCGGAACATGCGGATTTCTTCATCGTGTTCATCGCGACCGGCGTTGATGAAACCCTCAAAGGCCCCAAGAAACGCATCACAACCTTCCTTGTGGATCGGGGCACACCGGGGTTCGAGGTGCGCGATGGCTATAACTCGGTCAGCCACAAGGGCTACAAAAACTGCATCCTCTATTTCGACAACTGCCGCCTGCCCGATGCGCAGGTGTTGGGCGAGGTTGATGGCGGTTTTGCCGTAATGAACGAATGGCTTTATGCCACGCGGATCACAGTTGCAGCTTTCAGCGTCGGGCGGGCGCGTCGCTGTTTCGATTATGCCCTGAACTATGCCGCCGAACGCAAACAATTCGGCCAGCAGATTGGCAAATTTCAAGGTGTCTCTTTCCAGATTGCCGATATGATCACCGAAATCGACGCGGCGGATCTGCTGACCCTTTCGGCAGCATGGCGTCTGGATCAGGGGCTGCCCGCCAACCGCGAAATCGCCAGTGCCAAACTTTATGCGTCAGAGGCTCTGGCCCGCGTGACAGACACGACTTTGCAGATATTTGGTGGCATGGGGTTGATGGATGATTTCCCGATTGAACGGTTCTGGCGCGACGCCCGTGTCGAACGCATCTGGGACGGCACATCAGAGATTCAGCGCCACATCATCTCGCGCGATCTGCTGCGTCCTTTGGGGGCCTGA
- a CDS encoding sulfotransferase family 2 domain-containing protein has product MRQVILHNHLFKNAGSSVDHILRQNFQGRWVTREFSNPGPGQTAEIANWITKNTDAIAFSSHTIQSVLPIIPDVRIIQIVMLRDPVDRIASAYRFEKTQESNSRGAQLARQNGFAGYVHARLNIKGDRQCRNFQTSRLAALAFTHPGNELSRAKAAASLIARDGVLGLVSDFDAAMRRLTAVLRPGFPAFDWHPVIINAAAQNTAQAVSPDMRKLLEETNRDDFALLRHAQAILCQASTGAGVIQRSGM; this is encoded by the coding sequence ATGCGGCAGGTCATTCTTCACAACCACCTGTTCAAAAATGCCGGCAGTTCGGTGGATCATATTCTGCGGCAAAATTTTCAGGGCCGCTGGGTCACGCGGGAATTTTCCAATCCCGGCCCCGGGCAAACAGCCGAGATCGCCAATTGGATCACAAAAAACACTGATGCCATCGCCTTTTCATCCCATACAATTCAATCCGTGCTGCCGATCATTCCTGATGTTCGGATTATCCAGATTGTCATGCTGCGGGATCCTGTTGATCGCATCGCCTCTGCCTATCGGTTTGAAAAAACACAGGAGTCCAATTCGCGCGGGGCACAGCTTGCGCGGCAAAACGGGTTCGCCGGCTATGTCCATGCGCGGTTGAACATCAAAGGTGATCGGCAGTGCCGCAATTTTCAGACCAGCCGCCTCGCCGCACTGGCCTTCACGCACCCGGGCAATGAGCTTTCCCGCGCCAAAGCTGCGGCCAGCTTGATCGCGCGAGACGGTGTTCTGGGGTTGGTCTCTGACTTTGACGCAGCCATGCGGCGGTTAACCGCCGTACTTAGGCCCGGTTTTCCCGCCTTCGATTGGCATCCTGTGATCATCAATGCCGCGGCCCAAAATACCGCGCAGGCCGTTTCCCCCGACATGCGCAAGCTGCTTGAGGAAACCAACCGCGATGATTTCGCCCTTTTGCGCCATGCACAGGCGATTCTTTGTCAGGCTTCAACCGGTGCGGGTGTCATCCAACGGTCCGGGATGTGA
- a CDS encoding COG4223 family protein, with protein sequence MAKAKKPTPSSKSTSGAPKDLGGTADSKAKTAAPSSQPAKTDGAKTTAAKTVAAKTGIPKTGTPKKAPAPKADKVTSDKVATTPAKAAEAVKTAAATTTSSVPKTPKPEASQKTGPSVDVKKPDEPAKAESKPAEPAKNVEKPQPVKEQTPAASPQQDVQEPKGSVFWSLVFGGLVAGGIGFFAAEMDVFNLRGENDSVTEALNAQAARIATLENAEVPDATPVELPELNAIKSSIAALSDGVTALEARLAELENRPASTVAPAGPSPELEEGLAALQASVEAQQNEISRLLENAQSVEEATADAARRAQAERALSTITVALGSGAGFETALQDLTASGVEDIPAALSENAEGIVPLLRLQTSFPDTARAALSVARTTGGGQNETGVGGFLKRQLSARSVAPREGDDPDAVLSRAEAAVRDGRVADALTEIETLPAPVQDAMADWLASARARAATEAAVQDLSQRLTAN encoded by the coding sequence GTGGCGAAAGCAAAAAAACCGACCCCGAGCAGCAAAAGCACATCGGGTGCACCGAAAGATCTAGGCGGCACGGCAGACAGCAAAGCGAAAACCGCAGCGCCGTCGAGCCAACCCGCGAAAACCGATGGTGCAAAGACGACCGCCGCGAAGACAGTTGCTGCAAAGACTGGCATCCCAAAGACTGGCACCCCGAAAAAAGCGCCTGCGCCAAAGGCTGACAAGGTAACGTCGGATAAGGTGGCCACCACGCCAGCGAAAGCCGCTGAGGCGGTGAAAACCGCCGCTGCGACCACGACAAGCTCCGTGCCAAAGACACCCAAACCGGAAGCGTCTCAAAAGACAGGGCCCTCGGTTGACGTGAAAAAGCCCGATGAACCTGCCAAAGCGGAAAGCAAACCCGCCGAGCCAGCTAAAAACGTTGAAAAACCGCAGCCGGTGAAAGAACAGACGCCCGCCGCGTCCCCGCAGCAAGATGTGCAAGAGCCAAAAGGCAGCGTGTTCTGGTCGCTGGTGTTTGGGGGATTGGTTGCGGGCGGCATCGGGTTCTTTGCGGCGGAGATGGATGTTTTTAACCTTCGCGGTGAAAACGACAGTGTTACAGAGGCGCTGAACGCGCAGGCGGCGCGGATTGCGACGCTTGAAAATGCTGAAGTCCCGGATGCGACTCCTGTGGAACTGCCGGAATTGAACGCCATTAAAAGCAGCATCGCCGCCCTTTCCGATGGGGTCACCGCCCTTGAGGCGCGTCTGGCAGAGCTGGAAAACCGCCCTGCCTCAACGGTGGCACCTGCGGGTCCTTCGCCGGAGCTTGAAGAGGGCCTTGCGGCCCTTCAGGCCTCTGTTGAGGCGCAGCAGAACGAGATTTCACGGCTGTTGGAAAACGCGCAAAGCGTTGAGGAAGCTACCGCAGATGCGGCGCGCAGGGCGCAGGCAGAAAGAGCATTGAGCACGATTACCGTGGCGCTGGGCAGTGGGGCCGGGTTTGAAACGGCCTTGCAAGATCTGACCGCCAGCGGCGTTGAGGATATTCCGGCTGCCTTGAGCGAGAATGCAGAGGGGATTGTCCCATTGCTGCGGCTACAGACGAGTTTCCCTGATACGGCACGCGCGGCCCTGTCTGTGGCCCGGACCACCGGTGGTGGGCAAAATGAAACCGGCGTTGGCGGGTTTCTGAAACGACAGTTGAGTGCAAGGTCCGTGGCCCCGCGCGAAGGAGATGACCCTGACGCGGTGCTGTCACGCGCAGAGGCCGCGGTGCGCGATGGCCGCGTGGCGGATGCGTTGACGGAAATCGAAACGCTTCCCGCGCCGGTGCAGGACGCCATGGCCGACTGGCTGGCATCTGCACGCGCGCGCGCCGCAACAGAAGCTGCGGTGCAGGATCTGTCCCAACGCCTGACGGCAAACTGA
- a CDS encoding heme biosynthesis protein HemY, translating into MLWSLIKIIVFVVAVAALAWGAGFLLESEGGIQVTVMGTEYSFGPLQSVIGVVVLMIAVWLLLKVFSLLVATWKFLNGDETALSRYFDRNRERKGFDALSEGLMALASGEGKVAMAKAAKADKYLQKPALTNLLTAQAAEMAGDTRKAEETYRKLVEDEATRFVGVRGIMKQKLAEGDTDTALKLAEKAFALKPKHVETGDVLLQLQAGKEDWTGARKTLSAKLKNGQLPRDVHKRRDAVLALSEAKDIIDDGKDIEAREVAIEANRLSPDLIPAAVMAARGYIEQSKPRYAARVLTKAWGVQPHPDLAAAFAAIEPDEKPAARIKRFQALTKVQPEHAETKMLKAELHIADEDFPAARRALGKLVETDPTARSVTLMAAIERGEGASDTVVKGWLARALTVSRGPQWICDNCHNIHSDWAPICGNCKSFDTLSWKIPPMSEVAMPGGVSMLPLIVGAAEDNSGADGAGAVVVSDTIEDVELITDPPEADVKVEDPAKP; encoded by the coding sequence ATGTTGTGGTCATTGATCAAGATTATTGTGTTTGTCGTCGCGGTAGCGGCGCTGGCCTGGGGTGCGGGATTCTTGTTGGAAAGCGAGGGTGGTATTCAGGTGACCGTCATGGGGACCGAATACAGCTTTGGCCCGTTGCAGTCGGTTATCGGCGTTGTGGTTCTGATGATCGCGGTTTGGTTGCTGCTGAAGGTGTTTTCCCTGCTGGTGGCCACATGGAAGTTCCTGAACGGGGATGAAACCGCCCTGTCGCGTTATTTCGATCGCAACCGCGAGCGCAAGGGGTTTGATGCCCTGTCAGAGGGGCTGATGGCGCTGGCCAGTGGTGAGGGCAAGGTGGCGATGGCCAAGGCGGCGAAGGCTGACAAATATCTGCAAAAGCCGGCGCTGACGAACCTGTTGACCGCACAGGCGGCGGAAATGGCAGGGGATACACGCAAGGCCGAGGAGACTTATCGCAAGCTGGTAGAGGATGAGGCGACCCGTTTTGTCGGGGTGCGCGGCATCATGAAACAGAAGCTGGCAGAGGGGGATACCGATACGGCGCTGAAGTTGGCCGAGAAAGCCTTTGCCCTGAAGCCCAAACATGTCGAGACCGGGGATGTTTTGTTGCAGTTGCAGGCCGGTAAGGAAGACTGGACCGGTGCGCGTAAAACCCTGAGTGCCAAGTTGAAGAACGGCCAGCTGCCCCGTGACGTGCACAAGCGCCGCGATGCGGTGCTGGCTCTGTCCGAGGCCAAGGACATCATCGACGATGGCAAGGATATCGAAGCCCGTGAGGTGGCGATTGAGGCGAACCGTTTGTCACCCGACCTGATCCCGGCAGCAGTTATGGCCGCGCGGGGGTATATTGAGCAGAGCAAGCCGCGATATGCAGCACGTGTGCTGACAAAGGCATGGGGTGTGCAACCGCACCCGGATCTGGCCGCCGCTTTTGCCGCGATTGAACCAGACGAGAAACCGGCAGCGCGGATCAAGCGTTTTCAGGCGTTGACCAAGGTGCAGCCGGAACATGCGGAAACCAAGATGCTGAAAGCCGAATTGCATATTGCGGATGAGGATTTCCCCGCCGCCCGCCGTGCGCTGGGCAAACTGGTGGAAACCGACCCGACCGCGCGCTCGGTGACCTTGATGGCGGCGATTGAACGGGGCGAAGGTGCGTCGGACACGGTGGTTAAGGGGTGGCTGGCACGGGCATTGACCGTTTCCCGCGGACCGCAGTGGATTTGCGACAATTGCCACAATATCCACAGCGATTGGGCCCCCATCTGTGGCAACTGCAAGAGCTTTGACACGCTGTCATGGAAGATACCGCCGATGTCAGAGGTTGCCATGCCCGGCGGCGTCTCGATGCTGCCGCTGATTGTTGGCGCGGCGGAGGATAACTCAGGTGCGGATGGTGCCGGTGCGGTTGTGGTGAGTGATACGATTGAAGATGTCGAGTTGATCACCGACCCGCCAGAGGCTGACGTAAAGGTGGAAGATCCCGCGAAGCCCTGA
- a CDS encoding acetate--CoA ligase family protein: protein MTRSLDRLLRPRTIAVVGGGAWCKQVVLQCRKMGFAGDIWPLHPSADSIEGLPVFRSVDDLPQPPDATFIGVNRKATIDIVAALAARDAGGAVCFASGFLEAQAEDATGADLQSALLDAAGDMPILGPNCYGFINYLDGALLWPDQHGGRRVDRGAALITQSSNIAINLTMQARALSLAYVVTAGNQAQSGIAEIGMALLDDPRVTTLGLHIEGIGDLRAFEALADRARELGKPIVAIKVGRSDQAQAATVSHTASLAGQDAGAAALLARLGISRVDDMPSFVEALKLLHIAGPLPQNTVATISCSGGEASLAADMGLSRAVTFPPLNTRQKTDLRAALGPRVALANPLDYHTYIWRDVPAMTRAFAAIADPDIAITLLIVDFPRADLCDPSDWDCVIDATIAAAQQTERLYGMVATLPELMPEAVAQSLMAAGVVPFCGLAEALAACGAVLPAPRDPLPITLPNPGGAARLIPEGEAKTALAAYGLPIPKSTRCMSLTEVETQADDIGFPQVLKGEGIAHKTEAGAVKLNLTSREETCTAAQSMRASSFLIEQMITGSIAELLVGVINDPAHGFVLTLGAGGTLTEILDDTVSLLIPAGDEQITTALNSLRIAPLLRGYRGKPAADLPAILRAINAVQNFTIAHRGDLQEIEINPLLCTPTDAIAADALLRRAL from the coding sequence ATGACGCGCTCGCTTGACCGCCTGCTGCGGCCCCGCACCATCGCCGTTGTCGGGGGTGGCGCGTGGTGCAAACAGGTGGTTCTGCAATGCCGCAAGATGGGCTTTGCCGGTGACATCTGGCCGCTGCACCCCTCCGCTGACAGCATCGAAGGTCTGCCGGTTTTTCGCAGCGTTGATGACCTGCCCCAGCCCCCCGATGCCACCTTCATCGGCGTGAACCGAAAGGCAACAATTGATATTGTCGCCGCCCTTGCTGCGCGGGATGCAGGCGGCGCTGTCTGCTTTGCCTCCGGTTTTCTGGAAGCACAGGCAGAGGATGCAACGGGCGCTGATCTGCAATCCGCACTTCTTGACGCTGCGGGTGACATGCCGATCCTTGGCCCCAATTGCTATGGCTTTATCAACTACCTTGATGGCGCGTTGCTCTGGCCCGATCAACATGGCGGCAGGCGGGTTGATCGCGGTGCCGCCCTCATCACACAAAGCTCCAACATCGCGATCAACCTCACCATGCAGGCGCGCGCCCTGTCGCTGGCCTATGTCGTCACGGCGGGCAATCAGGCGCAATCCGGGATCGCCGAGATTGGCATGGCGCTGCTGGATGATCCACGGGTGACCACGCTGGGACTGCATATCGAGGGCATCGGCGATCTGCGCGCCTTCGAAGCACTGGCCGATCGCGCCCGCGAATTGGGCAAACCCATCGTTGCAATCAAGGTCGGCCGCTCCGATCAGGCGCAAGCCGCCACTGTCTCCCATACCGCATCACTTGCGGGTCAGGACGCCGGGGCCGCTGCCTTGCTTGCCCGTCTTGGCATCTCACGCGTTGACGATATGCCGTCCTTCGTCGAGGCTCTGAAGCTGCTGCATATCGCCGGTCCCTTGCCACAAAACACTGTCGCAACGATCAGCTGTTCGGGTGGCGAGGCAAGCCTTGCCGCTGACATGGGATTGTCCCGCGCCGTCACCTTTCCCCCGCTGAACACCCGCCAGAAAACCGACCTGCGTGCCGCGCTTGGCCCCCGTGTGGCGCTGGCCAACCCGTTGGATTACCACACCTATATCTGGCGGGATGTGCCTGCCATGACCCGCGCCTTTGCGGCCATCGCCGACCCTGATATTGCCATCACCCTGTTGATTGTCGATTTCCCCCGCGCCGATCTTTGTGACCCTTCCGATTGGGACTGCGTGATCGACGCCACCATCGCCGCGGCCCAACAAACCGAGCGGCTTTACGGTATGGTCGCAACCCTGCCCGAACTCATGCCCGAAGCGGTCGCACAAAGCCTGATGGCAGCAGGTGTCGTTCCCTTCTGTGGACTGGCAGAAGCGCTTGCCGCTTGCGGCGCGGTCCTGCCTGCCCCGCGTGACCCTCTCCCGATCACCCTGCCCAATCCGGGCGGTGCGGCCCGGTTGATTCCAGAGGGTGAGGCAAAAACCGCCCTTGCCGCCTATGGGCTGCCCATCCCCAAATCGACCCGTTGCATGTCACTTACCGAGGTGGAAACACAGGCTGACGACATCGGGTTTCCACAGGTTCTGAAAGGCGAAGGCATCGCCCATAAAACCGAAGCGGGCGCGGTGAAGCTCAACCTCACCTCCCGCGAAGAGACCTGCACCGCCGCGCAGTCGATGCGCGCCTCCAGCTTCCTGATCGAACAAATGATCACCGGCTCAATTGCCGAATTGCTGGTCGGGGTGATCAATGACCCTGCCCATGGATTTGTCCTCACCCTTGGTGCGGGCGGCACCCTGACCGAAATTCTGGATGATACCGTTTCCCTCCTGATCCCTGCTGGCGATGAACAGATCACAACCGCCCTCAACAGCCTGCGCATCGCCCCTCTGCTGCGGGGCTATCGTGGCAAACCGGCGGCGGACCTCCCCGCCATCCTGCGCGCCATCAACGCCGTTCAGAATTTTACCATTGCCCATCGGGGTGATCTGCAAGAAATTGAAATCAACCCCCTCCTCTGCACGCCAACAGATGCCATTGCTGCTGATGCTCTGCTGCGCCGCGCCCTCTAA
- a CDS encoding carnitinyl-CoA dehydratase: MSDSPLKTHRDGAILQVTLDRPKANAIDLQTSRQMGEVFAGFRDDPDLRVAIITGGGDKFFCPGWDLKAAADGDAVDGDYGIGGFGGLQELRGMNKPVIAAVNGIACGGGLELALSADMILAADHATFALPEIRSGTVADAASVKLPKRIPYHIAMELLLTGRWFDVQEAKGWGLVNEILPADQLMDRAWELARLLASGPPLVYAAIKEIVRDAEDAKFQDAMNRITKRQLPTVDLLYSSEDQMEGARAFAEKRDPVWKGK, from the coding sequence ATGTCAGACTCCCCCCTCAAAACCCACCGCGATGGCGCCATCCTGCAAGTCACGCTGGACCGGCCAAAGGCCAATGCGATTGATCTGCAAACCTCGCGCCAGATGGGCGAGGTGTTTGCCGGGTTCCGCGACGATCCCGACCTGCGTGTGGCGATCATCACCGGTGGTGGCGACAAGTTTTTCTGCCCCGGCTGGGATCTGAAAGCTGCGGCAGACGGGGATGCGGTGGATGGCGATTATGGCATTGGCGGGTTTGGTGGCTTGCAGGAGCTGCGCGGCATGAACAAACCGGTGATCGCCGCTGTCAATGGCATTGCCTGCGGCGGGGGATTGGAACTGGCCCTTTCCGCTGACATGATCCTCGCCGCCGATCATGCCACATTCGCCCTACCCGAAATCCGTTCCGGCACTGTGGCCGATGCTGCCTCTGTCAAATTGCCCAAACGCATCCCCTATCACATCGCGATGGAGCTTTTGCTGACCGGTCGCTGGTTTGACGTGCAAGAGGCCAAAGGCTGGGGACTGGTCAATGAAATCCTGCCGGCCGATCAATTGATGGATCGCGCATGGGAACTGGCGCGCCTCTTGGCCTCCGGTCCGCCTCTGGTCTATGCCGCGATCAAGGAAATCGTGCGCGATGCCGAAGATGCCAAGTTTCAGGATGCCATGAACCGGATCACCAAACGGCAATTGCCGACGGTCGATCTGCTCTATTCCTCAGAGGACCAGATGGAAGGGGCCCGCGCCTTTGCAGAAAAGCGCGATCCTGTCTGGAAAGGCAAATAA
- a CDS encoding sulfotransferase family protein gives MSERLFSNLFLSIGAMKAGTTWLYAVLSRHPALHFAMEKELHYFYHRYVNPKQLSEAYRLREAKNRYLFRFDPEKANIDAVRGNVQWVAQYLSRPVDDYWYRNLFQMRDHQKYACDFSNLNAQLPKEAWPQIAGKCDQLRVLYTMRDPVARLWSHTKFHLQLTGHLDKLDTWGPAEFGEFIRRRHIWVNAEYGRVLRNLKGGLPPETFKVLIYEELHQDQRGTLQEIEQFLGIPAFDYPQAILEQRFTESVKHKMPGFFPTLVREDVMRICDELTSEGYHIPDRWMTPAPVEA, from the coding sequence ATGTCTGAGCGATTGTTCTCTAACCTGTTTTTAAGCATTGGGGCGATGAAGGCCGGGACAACCTGGTTATACGCGGTGTTGTCCCGGCACCCGGCGCTGCATTTCGCGATGGAGAAAGAGCTGCATTATTTCTACCACCGCTATGTGAACCCGAAACAATTGAGCGAAGCCTATCGGTTGCGGGAGGCGAAGAACCGGTATTTGTTTCGCTTTGACCCCGAAAAAGCGAATATTGATGCGGTGCGTGGCAATGTCCAATGGGTCGCGCAGTATTTAAGCCGACCTGTGGATGACTATTGGTATCGAAACCTGTTCCAAATGCGTGATCATCAGAAATACGCCTGTGATTTCTCGAATCTGAACGCGCAGCTGCCGAAAGAGGCATGGCCGCAGATTGCTGGCAAATGTGACCAGCTTCGCGTGCTTTATACCATGCGGGACCCGGTAGCACGGCTGTGGAGCCATACGAAATTCCATCTGCAATTGACCGGCCATCTGGACAAGCTGGACACATGGGGCCCTGCGGAGTTTGGCGAGTTCATCCGGCGGCGGCACATCTGGGTGAATGCGGAATATGGTAGGGTTTTGCGGAACCTGAAGGGGGGGCTGCCGCCCGAGACGTTTAAGGTGCTGATTTATGAGGAGCTGCATCAGGATCAGCGCGGGACATTACAAGAGATTGAGCAGTTTCTGGGAATACCCGCGTTTGATTATCCGCAGGCGATTTTGGAACAGCGGTTTACGGAAAGCGTGAAACACAAAATGCCCGGCTTCTTTCCCACGCTTGTTCGTGAGGATGTGATGCGCATTTGTGATGAGCTTACCTCGGAAGGGTATCACATCCCGGACCGTTGGATGACACCCGCACCGGTTGAAGCCTGA